From the Metamycoplasma hominis ATCC 23114 genome, one window contains:
- the cysS gene encoding cysteine--tRNA ligase — translation MKRYYLCGPTVYNYPHIGNLRPIVSFDLMIRAQRQLGEDVYFLHNITDIDDKIIAKAKQENKTEKEISSFYEAYYLNLFKLFSIEMPNKIVRVTDSLNDMYEYIQSLIEKGAAYQVNGNVYFDVLKFKDVYGKISNQKLANLISDSSNEVDKRSPYDFALWKDTTEGIKFQSPFGLGRPGWHTECSCFINKYFEGKQLDIHGGGIDLIFPHHENENIQHFAINRQDIAKDWIHFGTLNYKNQKMSKSIGNIIYAEEFLKNYSADTYKLLMLSTSYSKPINITDELLASLQKQINNIEAHFNKSQLEDIKYTLDKQIIDSILKNVSNLDFSLAFKQLNEQLKSPLNYGNAFFVFKVLGFKLVENKVSNDDKELYRKWNILKEQKQYDKADEIRNILKTKRLI, via the coding sequence ATGAAAAGATATTATTTATGTGGCCCAACTGTTTATAACTATCCTCATATAGGCAATTTAAGGCCAATAGTTAGTTTTGATTTAATGATTAGGGCTCAAAGGCAATTGGGAGAAGATGTTTATTTTCTTCACAATATCACTGATATAGATGACAAAATCATTGCTAAGGCAAAGCAAGAAAACAAGACAGAAAAAGAAATTTCAAGTTTTTATGAAGCATATTATTTAAATTTATTTAAATTATTCTCAATTGAAATGCCAAATAAGATTGTAAGAGTTACTGATTCCCTTAATGATATGTATGAATATATTCAATCATTGATTGAAAAGGGCGCAGCATATCAAGTGAACGGCAATGTCTATTTCGACGTTTTGAAATTTAAAGATGTGTATGGAAAAATAAGCAACCAGAAATTGGCAAATTTAATTTCAGATTCAAGCAATGAAGTTGACAAGCGCTCGCCATATGATTTTGCTTTATGAAAAGACACAACTGAAGGTATAAAATTCCAAAGTCCATTTGGTCTTGGAAGACCAGGTTGACATACTGAATGTAGTTGTTTTATAAATAAATATTTTGAAGGCAAACAACTTGACATTCATGGAGGAGGTATTGATTTAATATTTCCTCATCACGAAAACGAAAACATTCAACATTTTGCAATCAATCGCCAAGATATTGCCAAGGATTGGATTCACTTTGGTACATTGAATTATAAGAATCAAAAGATGTCTAAGTCAATAGGAAACATAATTTATGCTGAAGAATTTTTAAAAAATTATTCGGCTGATACTTATAAATTGTTAATGCTATCAACAAGTTACAGCAAACCAATTAATATTACTGATGAATTACTTGCATCGCTTCAAAAACAAATTAATAATATTGAGGCGCATTTTAATAAAAGTCAATTGGAAGATATTAAATATACGTTAGATAAACAAATAATAGATTCAATTTTAAAAAATGTTTCTAATCTTGATTTTTCATTAGCCTTTAAGCAACTTAATGAGCAATTAAAATCACCATTGAATTATGGTAATGCATTTTTTGTATTTAAGGTTTTAGGTTTTAAATTAGTTGAAAATAAAGTAAGCAATGATGATAAAGAACTATATAGAAAGTGAAATATTTTAAAAGAACAAAAACAATACGATAAAGCAGATGAAATAAGAAACATTTTAAAAACAAAAAGGTTGATTTAA
- the rlmB gene encoding 23S rRNA (guanosine(2251)-2'-O)-methyltransferase RlmB yields MKKIVFGKNSVLEAIEYEFPIEEIYLQKGLVNNNLKFKKVVYLDRNSLDKLTENGNHQGYAAKLKDFQYHDLGSIFKDGSDKVLILDHIQDPQNFGAIIRSANVFGFKHIIIPKDRACDVTPSVLKTSSGGFKNVKVIKVNSLFDAIEELKNKGFWIYASALNQQAKKLNDAKFNEKIAIIVGNEGSGVSKTLLKHSDEIIYIEQDKESVQSLNVSVATGILLYTVFNKK; encoded by the coding sequence ATGAAAAAGATAGTTTTTGGAAAAAATTCAGTCTTAGAAGCAATTGAATATGAATTTCCTATAGAAGAAATTTACTTGCAAAAAGGACTTGTTAACAACAATTTAAAATTTAAGAAAGTTGTTTATTTAGATAGAAATAGCCTAGATAAATTAACAGAAAATGGAAATCACCAAGGATATGCTGCAAAATTAAAAGATTTTCAATATCATGATTTGGGCAGTATTTTTAAAGACGGCTCAGATAAGGTTTTAATTTTAGACCATATCCAAGACCCCCAAAATTTTGGTGCTATTATACGTAGTGCCAATGTGTTTGGTTTTAAACATATAATCATTCCAAAGGATAGAGCATGTGATGTAACTCCGAGTGTTTTAAAAACTAGCTCGGGAGGTTTTAAAAACGTTAAAGTGATTAAAGTTAACAGCTTATTTGATGCAATTGAGGAATTAAAAAATAAAGGTTTTTGAATATATGCATCGGCCTTAAACCAACAAGCAAAAAAACTAAATGACGCAAAATTTAACGAGAAAATTGCAATTATTGTTGGAAACGAAGGGAGTGGCGTTTCAAAAACATTGCTTAAACATTCGGATGAAATTATTTACATTGAGCAAGATAAGGAATCCGTTCAATCTCTTAATGTTTCAGTGGCAACAGGAATTTTGTTATATACAGTTTTTAATAAGAAATAA
- the arcC gene encoding carbamate kinase, protein MSRIVIALGGNALGNNPEEQKELVKVPAAKIAELVKAGHEVIVGHGNGPQVGMIFNGFVSAHSVNPKSPLVPLPEAGAMSQGYIGYHMVNAITNAFKNEGLKNKEVLYILTQTLVDPKDPAFQNPTKPIGPFFATEAEAVAANPNSTIVEDAGRGYRKVVASPKPLNFVGINQIKKAIESGATVIVGGGGGIPTVEDENGFIKGVDGVIDKDFALAKMAALAKADYFIVLTAVDFVKVNYNKPDQKDLKHATKAELEKYIAEKQFAPGSMLPKVQAAIKFVEEGGKAAFIGDLKDLENILAEKIGTKVTLN, encoded by the coding sequence ATGAGTAGAATTGTTATTGCATTAGGCGGAAACGCTTTAGGAAATAACCCCGAAGAACAAAAAGAACTTGTTAAAGTTCCTGCAGCCAAAATTGCTGAATTAGTAAAAGCAGGACATGAAGTTATTGTCGGACACGGAAACGGACCACAAGTTGGAATGATTTTCAATGGTTTCGTTAGTGCTCACTCAGTTAATCCTAAGTCTCCTTTAGTTCCATTGCCTGAAGCAGGTGCAATGAGCCAAGGATACATTGGATATCATATGGTTAATGCTATTACAAATGCATTTAAAAACGAAGGATTAAAGAACAAAGAAGTTTTATACATTTTAACTCAAACTCTTGTAGATCCAAAAGACCCAGCATTCCAAAATCCTACAAAACCAATTGGCCCATTCTTTGCAACAGAAGCAGAAGCAGTTGCTGCAAACCCAAATAGCACAATTGTTGAAGATGCAGGCAGAGGCTACAGAAAAGTTGTAGCATCTCCAAAACCATTAAACTTTGTTGGTATTAATCAAATTAAAAAAGCTATTGAATCAGGTGCTACCGTTATCGTTGGTGGTGGTGGTGGAATTCCTACTGTTGAAGATGAAAATGGCTTTATTAAAGGTGTAGATGGTGTTATTGACAAAGATTTCGCTTTAGCAAAAATGGCTGCATTAGCAAAAGCTGATTACTTTATTGTTCTAACAGCAGTTGACTTTGTTAAAGTAAATTACAACAAGCCAGATCAAAAAGATCTAAAACACGCTACAAAAGCAGAACTTGAAAAATACATTGCTGAAAAACAATTTGCCCCAGGATCAATGTTACCAAAGGTACAAGCAGCTATTAAATTCGTTGAAGAAGGCGGAAAAGCAGCATTTATTGGTGATCTAAAAGATCTTGAAAACATTCTAGCAGAAAAAATCGGTACAAAAGTTACTTTAAATTAA
- the argF gene encoding ornithine carbamoyltransferase encodes MPLNLKGRSLDSALNFTTEEINYLLDLSLELKRAKFAGLHTNNRPLVGKNIVIMFQKDSTRTRCSFEVAAADLGASCTYIGPTGSNFGKKESVIDTAKVLGQIYDGIEFRGFKQSDVDALVKYSGIPVWNGLTDAEHPTQMLADYLTFKEHVGDLRGKKLVFSGDIKNNVARSLMIGAAFFGVNIVLCGPKAQWEIVKNGPDHKAVYEACQELFKRNGGSVSFSDNKLEAAKNADAIYTDVWVSLGEDFSLFEPRIQELQSFQVDMAMIKAAKENVIFLHCLPAFHDDQTQFSATIKETLGAKYPVVSTGAMEVTDEVFQSKYNKSIEQAGNRMHTIKAVILATLGY; translated from the coding sequence ATGCCATTAAATTTAAAGGGTCGTAGTTTAGACAGCGCTCTAAACTTTACAACCGAAGAAATTAACTATTTACTAGATTTATCACTAGAACTAAAAAGAGCAAAATTTGCTGGTTTACACACAAATAATCGCCCATTAGTTGGAAAAAACATTGTTATAATGTTCCAAAAAGACTCAACAAGAACTCGTTGTTCATTTGAAGTTGCAGCTGCTGATTTAGGTGCAAGCTGTACATACATTGGCCCAACAGGATCAAACTTTGGTAAAAAAGAATCAGTTATTGACACAGCTAAAGTTTTAGGCCAAATTTATGATGGTATTGAATTCCGTGGATTCAAACAATCAGATGTTGATGCATTAGTAAAATACTCAGGAATTCCTGTATGAAATGGTTTAACCGATGCTGAACACCCAACACAAATGCTAGCTGACTACTTAACATTTAAAGAACACGTTGGAGACCTAAGAGGAAAGAAACTTGTTTTCTCAGGTGATATTAAAAACAACGTTGCTCGTTCATTAATGATCGGTGCTGCATTCTTTGGTGTTAATATTGTATTATGTGGACCAAAAGCTCAATGAGAAATTGTTAAAAATGGACCAGACCACAAAGCTGTTTATGAAGCATGTCAAGAACTATTCAAACGTAATGGTGGTTCTGTATCATTTTCAGATAACAAATTAGAAGCTGCTAAAAACGCAGATGCTATTTACACAGACGTATGAGTATCATTAGGAGAAGACTTCTCACTATTTGAACCACGTATTCAAGAATTACAATCATTCCAAGTTGATATGGCAATGATCAAAGCAGCAAAAGAAAATGTTATCTTCCTACACTGCTTACCAGCATTCCACGATGACCAAACTCAATTCTCAGCAACTATTAAAGAAACCTTAGGTGCAAAATACCCAGTTGTTTCAACCGGTGCTATGGAAGTTACTGATGAAGTATTCCAATCAAAATACAACAAATCAATCGAACAAGCTGGAAACCGTATGCACACAATTAAGGCTGTTATTCTAGCTACTTTAGGATACTAA
- a CDS encoding MscL family protein, translated as MTSKELEEKKHYIKKSYIDAKKIVSRGNMFMLAIGLLLGASFGALVSSLANDVIMSAITKAVGMKNLDAWVVWPGIHATKETGGIFIGKFLGALIQFIIVSTFIFIGLMIVFTIKNSILYAKAKKNPIEEEIKEEPIPTTEELILNELKKLNENLLETKNSGNKKDLKNDLK; from the coding sequence ATGACAAGTAAAGAATTAGAAGAAAAAAAGCATTATATTAAAAAGTCATATATAGATGCAAAAAAAATAGTTTCGCGTGGAAACATGTTCATGCTAGCAATTGGGCTTTTATTAGGAGCTTCATTTGGGGCACTAGTATCATCACTAGCAAATGATGTTATTATGTCAGCAATCACAAAGGCAGTCGGTATGAAAAATCTTGATGCTTGAGTGGTTTGACCAGGCATTCATGCAACAAAAGAAACTGGTGGAATTTTTATTGGTAAATTTTTGGGTGCTTTAATTCAATTTATTATTGTTTCAACATTTATTTTTATAGGATTAATGATTGTATTTACAATTAAGAATTCTATTCTATATGCAAAAGCTAAAAAGAACCCAATTGAAGAAGAAATAAAGGAAGAACCTATTCCAACAACAGAAGAATTAATTTTAAATGAATTAAAAAAATTAAATGAAAATTTATTAGAAACGAAAAATTCTGGGAATAAAAAAGATTTAAAAAACGATTTAAAATAA
- a CDS encoding thermonuclease family protein, with protein sequence MERKTKKILNLALGSIATIFPISIVSYSCKLEKINDEEQQNFKEKYDKKIKEIENSNEWQKNDYYKQLIADAKKLINSNNKKIDWIKEFDILLLRIKKFTRIAKPNNQNDTNNDKFNINNFHEAKFDFEILKNNKFEVGKATEINIARIADGDTISDSYRNKYRFNGIDTPETHKITNGKFEETSGIQYKYGKIAENYTKNFLNNAAKIWVVPQETKSRVNTKDENFYDNYKRIVAIIYYQDKITKKIYNLNEQLVFFGMARMYYISTNPQSIYYTKNIEYYKQLQEASNHAKNLKLGIFDSGNDINKIYPQRSRKN encoded by the coding sequence ATGGAAAGAAAAACTAAAAAAATATTGAATCTTGCATTGGGCTCTATTGCTACAATTTTTCCAATTTCAATAGTTTCATATTCTTGCAAACTAGAAAAAATTAATGACGAAGAACAACAAAATTTTAAAGAAAAATATGACAAAAAAATAAAGGAAATTGAAAATAGCAACGAATGGCAAAAAAATGATTATTATAAACAATTAATTGCTGATGCCAAAAAATTAATAAATTCAAACAATAAAAAAATTGATTGAATTAAAGAATTTGATATTTTGTTATTAAGAATAAAAAAATTTACTAGGATAGCTAAGCCAAATAATCAAAACGACACAAACAATGACAAATTCAACATCAATAATTTTCATGAAGCTAAATTTGATTTTGAAATACTAAAAAATAATAAATTTGAAGTAGGAAAAGCAACAGAAATAAATATTGCAAGAATTGCTGATGGTGATACAATCTCAGATTCCTATCGAAATAAATATCGCTTTAATGGAATTGATACACCAGAAACTCATAAAATAACTAATGGAAAATTTGAAGAAACATCTGGCATTCAATATAAATATGGAAAAATTGCCGAAAATTATACAAAGAATTTTCTAAACAATGCTGCTAAAATTTGAGTAGTCCCTCAAGAAACTAAATCAAGGGTTAATACAAAAGACGAAAATTTTTATGATAACTATAAAAGAATTGTTGCAATTATTTACTATCAAGACAAAATAACTAAAAAAATTTATAATTTAAATGAACAATTGGTTTTCTTTGGAATGGCAAGAATGTATTATATTAGTACAAATCCTCAAAGCATTTATTACACAAAGAACATTGAATACTACAAACAATTACAAGAAGCTTCTAATCATGCTAAAAATTTAAAATTAGGAATTTTTGATAGTGGCAATGATATCAATAAAATTTACCCTCAAAGATCAAGGAAAAATTAA
- a CDS encoding class II fructose-bisphosphate aldolase: MEIQNLNQTLKKIKEENYAILHININNLEWAKFVLLATKEANLDIILGASPSAIKYMGGYKTVVNLVNGLIQDLEIKTNVILHLDHGNYNDCINAINAGFKSIMYDGSKEDFETNILNTKKIVNIAKKMDITVEAEVGRIGLDISKNKSLDIQKTNIEDAKKLANTGIDLLAVAIGNIHGQYESNWKGLDFELLDKLNQEIKIPLVLHGASGIKEDDIKKAIKLGIKKINFNTELQIANAKALNDFLKNNNFLENKNYNPRILYANSNQAIYKCTLDLLNKYGKKN; the protein is encoded by the coding sequence ATGGAAATACAAAATTTAAATCAAACACTTAAAAAAATAAAAGAGGAAAATTATGCAATCTTGCATATAAATATAAACAATTTAGAATGAGCGAAATTCGTATTATTAGCAACAAAAGAAGCAAATTTAGATATCATACTCGGAGCTTCTCCTTCTGCAATTAAATACATGGGTGGCTATAAAACCGTTGTCAATTTGGTTAATGGTCTTATTCAAGATTTAGAAATTAAAACTAATGTCATATTGCACTTAGATCATGGTAATTATAACGATTGTATTAATGCTATAAATGCCGGCTTTAAGTCAATAATGTATGATGGTAGCAAAGAAGATTTTGAAACCAATATATTGAACACAAAAAAAATAGTTAACATTGCAAAAAAAATGGATATAACTGTTGAAGCAGAAGTAGGTAGAATTGGACTAGATATTAGTAAAAATAAATCACTTGATATTCAAAAAACAAACATTGAAGATGCTAAAAAATTAGCAAATACTGGAATTGATTTATTAGCAGTGGCAATTGGAAATATTCATGGTCAATATGAAAGTAATTGAAAGGGACTAGATTTTGAACTATTAGACAAATTAAATCAAGAAATAAAAATTCCATTAGTTTTACATGGAGCAAGTGGGATCAAAGAAGATGACATTAAAAAAGCAATTAAATTAGGCATTAAAAAAATCAATTTCAATACTGAGTTGCAAATCGCCAATGCAAAAGCCCTAAATGATTTTTTAAAAAATAATAATTTTTTAGAAAACAAAAATTACAATCCAAGAATCCTTTATGCAAATTCAAATCAAGCAATATATAAATGTACGTTGGACTTATTGAATAAATATGGAAAGAAAAACTAA